A section of the Spirosoma pollinicola genome encodes:
- a CDS encoding rhodanese-like domain-containing protein has protein sequence MLTIFKSIFGASDTRKIDEVLAQGAVIIDVRSVGEFAGGHAKGAVNIPLDQLDAKIAKVKSYKKPIVVCCASGMRSARAKSLLASHGITDLYDAGGWRNIS, from the coding sequence ATGTTGACTATATTTAAATCAATTTTCGGAGCGTCTGATACGAGAAAAATCGACGAAGTACTGGCTCAGGGAGCCGTTATTATTGACGTACGCTCAGTTGGCGAATTTGCCGGTGGCCACGCCAAAGGAGCGGTAAATATTCCATTAGATCAACTTGATGCAAAAATCGCCAAGGTTAAAAGCTACAAGAAACCGATTGTCGTTTGCTGCGCATCGGGTATGCGGAGTGCCCGCGCCAAGAGCTTACTGGCAAGTCATGGAATCACCGACCTATACGATGCCGGTGGCTGGAGAAATATCAGCTAA